The nucleotide window CACTGGCTTCGAAACCCTGTGGGGTTACGCGCAACTGCTGATCGTCCTGATTGGCTGTATGCTGCTGGTGGCACTGGTGATTAACCCACTGTTGGTGTTCTGGCAGATCCGTCGCAACCCGTACCCACTTGTCCTGATGTGCCTGCGTGAAAGCGGTGTGTATGCCTTCTTCACCCGCAGCTCTGCAGCAAACATTCCGGTCAACATGGCGCTGGCTGAGAAGCTGAACCTGGATCGCGATACTTATTCTGTTTCTATCCCGCTGGGTGCGACCGTGAATATGGCGGGTGCGGCAATCACCATTACCGTGCTGACACTGGCGGCGGTGCATACGCTGGGTATCCCGGTAGACTTGCCGACAGCGCTGTTGCTGAGCGTGGTGGCATCGCTTTGTGCATGCGGTGCATCGGGCGTGGCGGGCGGTTCACTGCTGCTGATCCCACTGGCCTGTAATATGTTCGGTATCCCGAATGAAATCGCCATGCAGGTTGTGGCGGTGGGCTTCATTATCGGCGTGCTGCAGGACTCCTGCGAGACGGCGCTGAACTCGTCAACCGACGTGCTGTTCACCGCAGCGGCTTGCCAGGCGGAAGATGTGCGTTTAGCGAAGAATGCCCTGCGCGGATAAAAGCAAAACGGCAACGCAAGTTGCCGTTTTTAGTGTTTGCTCCCTCTCCCTGTGGGTGTACAGTCCGGGGACATAGTGAACACTTGTTCGGGGACATGGTAGACACTTACAACTAAGGCATAAGAACCCGTTTATGGAGTCACTTATGCCCTGGGATGCGAGAGATACCATGTCATTACGTACCGGGTTTGTTTTGTTCGCCTCGCAGGACGGGGCGAACATCCGTTCCCTGTGCCGTCACTACGGCATTTCGCCTGCCACTGGCTATAAGTGGCTTCAGCGCTGGGCTCAGGAAGGCGCATCCGGCCTTCTGGACCGGCCCCGTATACCTCATCATTCCCCGAACCGCTCATCTGATGACATCACAGCTCTTCTGCGCATGGCACATGACCGTCATGAACGCTGGGGCGCACGCAAGATTAAGCGCTGGCTGGAAGACCTGGGGCACTGCATGCCCGCTTTCAGCACCGTCCATAACCTGATGGCCCGCCACGGTCTGCTGCCGGGCGTTTCACCGGGCATTCCGGCCTCAGGGCGGTTCGAACATGATGCGCCCAATCGCCTCTGGCAGATGGATTTTAAGGGACACTTTCCCTTTGGTGGTGGCCGCTGTCATCCGCTCACCCTGCTGGATGACCACTCCCGCTTTTCCCTGTGCCTGGCACACTGCACCGATGAACGGCGTGAGACCGTACAGCAGCAGCTGGTCAGCGTGTTTGAACGCTACGGTCTGCCGGACAGGATGACGATGGATAACGGAGCGCCGTGGGGCGACACCACCGGCATCTGGACGGCACTGGAGCTGTGGCTGATGCGCCTGGGTATCCGGGTGGGGCACTCCCGGCCATATCATCCGCAGACACAGGGCAAGCTGGAGCGTTTTCACCGCAGCCTGAAGGCGGAAGTGTTGCAGGGGAAGTGGTTCGCGGACAGCGGTGAACTGCAGCATGCATTTGAACACTGGCGCACCGTCTATAACCTTGAACGACCGCACGAGGCGCTGGGTATGAACGTTCCGGCCTCCCGGTATCAGCCGTCCGCACGGCAGTACAACGGCAACACAATCCCACCGGAATACGATGAGGGGGTGATGGTCAGGAAAGTCGATATCAGCGGGAAGCTGAGCGTGAAAGGAGTCAGTCTGAGCGCAGGCAAGGCGTTCAGGGGGGAACGGGTAGGGCTGAGGGAAACACAGGAAGACGGCTGTTATGACGTGTGGTGGTACAGCACGAAAGTGGGGGTGATCGACCTGAAGAAAAAGTCGATCACCATAGGTAAAGGATGTTAAAAAGTGTTCACCATGTCCCC belongs to Enterobacter cloacae and includes:
- the sstT gene encoding serine/threonine transporter SstT: MSTQSNGLFARLAQGSLVKQILVGLVLGILLAMVSKPAAEATGLLGTLFVGALKAVAPVLVLMLVMASIANHQHGQKTNIRPILFLYLLGTFSAALTAVLFSFLFPSTLHLTTAAGEITPPSGIIEVMRGLLMSMVSNPITALMNANYIGILVWAVGLGFALRHGNETTKNLVNDVSNAVTFIVKIVIRFAPIGIFGLVSSTLATTGFETLWGYAQLLIVLIGCMLLVALVINPLLVFWQIRRNPYPLVLMCLRESGVYAFFTRSSAANIPVNMALAEKLNLDRDTYSVSIPLGATVNMAGAAITITVLTLAAVHTLGIPVDLPTALLLSVVASLCACGASGVAGGSLLLIPLACNMFGIPNEIAMQVVAVGFIIGVLQDSCETALNSSTDVLFTAAACQAEDVRLAKNALRG
- the yagA gene encoding hypothetical protein, coding for MPWDARDTMSLRTGFVLFASQDGANIRSLCRHYGISPATGYKWLQRWAQEGASGLLDRPRIPHHSPNRSSDDITALLRMAHDRHERWGARKIKRWLEDLGHCMPAFSTVHNLMARHGLLPGVSPGIPASGRFEHDAPNRLWQMDFKGHFPFGGGRCHPLTLLDDHSRFSLCLAHCTDERRETVQQQLVSVFERYGLPDRMTMDNGAPWGDTTGIWTALELWLMRLGIRVGHSRPYHPQTQGKLERFHRSLKAEVLQGKWFADSGELQHAFEHWRTVYNLERPHEALGMNVPASRYQPSARQYNGNTIPPEYDEGVMVRKVDISGKLSVKGVSLSAGKAFRGERVGLRETQEDGCYDVWWYSTKVGVIDLKKKSITIGKGC